One window of the Lacerta agilis isolate rLacAgi1 chromosome 17, rLacAgi1.pri, whole genome shotgun sequence genome contains the following:
- the LOC117061761 gene encoding glycine-rich cell wall structural protein-like, with translation MSFYSQSCSIPCSRPTHGIGQCGIGGGFGGGISGGIGSIGGGIGGGFGGGSGGGSGGGIVSYGGGGAVSSSSLGIVPGVPQSCISQVPPSEVVVQPAPVILTIPGAILSASCEPLAVGGYSPCASGYGYGGGYGYGGYGGSGYGSSRYGLGGSVGGYLGKSCYGSKRRQSICGYPC, from the coding sequence ATGTCTTTCTACTCTCAGTCTTGCTCCATCCCATGTAGCAGGCCTACCCATGGTATTGGACAATGTGGCATCGGCGGTGGCTTCGGCGGTGGAATCAGCGGAGGCATCGGTAGCATTGGCGGTGGCATCGGCGGCGGCttcggcggcggcagcggcggcggcagcggcggtggCATTGTCAGTTATGGCGGTGGTGGTGCCGTGTCATCCAGCAGCCTTGGCATCGTCCCTGGTGTCCCACAATCCTGTATCAGCCAGGTCCCACCGTCCGAAGTGGTGGTCCAGCCAGCTCCAGTTATATTGACCATACCAGGAGCCATCCTGTCTGCCAGCTGCGAGCCGTTGGCTGTTGGCGGCTATTCCCCGTGTGCTAGTGGCTATGGGTATGGAGGTGGCTATGGGTATGGAGGCTACGGAGGCTCTGGCTATGGTTCTTCCCGCTACGGACTGGGGGGCTCTGTAGGTGGGTACCTGGGCAAATCCTGCTATGGGTCAAAGCGCAGGCAAAGCATCTGCGGGTATCCCTGCTAA
- the LOC117061881 gene encoding feather keratin-like, translating into MSCYIPSCGPSCAIPSCASKPVIGLGRCGVGSGFGGIGYGSLGGGGGVSASSLGVLSGVHPSCVNQIPPSEVVIQPPQVVLTIPGPILSASCEPVAVGGYSPCASGGYGGYGGYGGYGIGYGGGYGRLGGGIGGICAPKRRQSICKYPC; encoded by the coding sequence ATGTCTTGCTACATCCCATCTTGTGGCCCATCCTGCGCCATCCCATCTTGCGCCTCAAAACCTGTCATTGGTCTTGGACGGTGTGGTGTCGGCTCTGGCTTCGGGGGCATCGGCTACGGAAGCCTTGGAGGGGGTGGCGGAGTCTCAGCCAGCAGTCTTGGGGTGCTGTCTGGAGTCCACCCCTCATGCGTCAACCAAATCCCACCATCTGAAGTGGTGATCCAGCCACCTCAGGTCGTGTTGACCATCCCTGGACCCATCCTGTCTGCCAGCTGTGAGCCCGTGGCAGTCGGAGGCTACTCACCATGTGCTTCTGGAGGTTATGGAGGTTATGGAGGTTACGGAGGTTACGGAATAGGTTACGGAGGGGGCTATGGACGCCTTGGAGGTGGAATTGGGGGCATCTGTGCACCAAAACGAAGGCAAAGCATCTGCAAGTACCCCTGCTAA